From Spirosoma aerolatum, one genomic window encodes:
- a CDS encoding sigma-54-dependent transcriptional regulator, with protein MAKLIIVDDEKPIRAALRDILEYEGYEVDEAKDGEEGLDMILNGSYDVALCDIKMPKLNGLEVLAKVSEAEKSTQVVMVSAFGNVENAVEATKRGAFDFITKPPDLNRLLITVRNAIERAKLVQETKTLKKRIYKLNEIVGESEPIKKVKDTINRVAATEARVLVTGANGSGKEMVAKQIHEKGSRANQPLVEVNCAAIPSELIESELFGHEKGAFTGASARRVGKFEQADGGTLFLDEIGDMSLSAQAKVLRALQENKITRVGGDKEIKVNVRVIAATNKDLRQEIVNGNFREDLFHRLSVIMIHVPPLAERKVDIPLLADKFLHDIGNEYGAPPKELTPDAMTYLQSLPWTGNVRELRNVIERLVIMCGDTITLEDVKLYA; from the coding sequence ATGGCCAAACTGATTATCGTGGATGACGAAAAACCGATTCGGGCAGCGCTACGCGATATCTTAGAGTACGAAGGCTACGAAGTAGACGAAGCGAAAGACGGAGAAGAAGGACTGGACATGATTCTGAATGGCAGTTATGATGTAGCTTTATGCGACATCAAAATGCCAAAGTTGAATGGTCTGGAAGTGCTGGCCAAAGTAAGCGAAGCTGAAAAAAGCACCCAGGTTGTCATGGTGTCGGCCTTCGGCAATGTTGAAAATGCTGTTGAAGCCACTAAGCGCGGAGCCTTTGATTTCATTACTAAACCACCCGATTTGAACCGCCTGCTCATTACCGTTCGTAATGCCATCGAACGGGCTAAACTGGTGCAGGAAACCAAGACCCTCAAAAAGCGGATCTACAAACTGAACGAAATTGTTGGGGAGTCGGAACCGATCAAAAAGGTAAAGGATACTATCAACCGGGTAGCGGCCACCGAAGCGCGGGTACTGGTAACAGGTGCCAACGGCTCTGGTAAGGAGATGGTTGCCAAGCAAATTCATGAAAAGGGAAGCCGGGCCAATCAACCACTGGTTGAGGTTAACTGCGCTGCTATCCCGAGCGAACTCATTGAAAGTGAATTGTTCGGCCATGAAAAAGGAGCGTTTACCGGTGCTTCGGCAAGGCGTGTTGGGAAGTTTGAACAGGCGGATGGCGGAACACTGTTCCTCGACGAGATTGGTGATATGAGCCTGTCGGCGCAGGCGAAAGTGCTCCGGGCATTGCAGGAAAATAAAATTACCCGTGTTGGGGGCGACAAGGAAATTAAAGTCAACGTTCGGGTCATTGCGGCTACGAACAAAGACCTTCGGCAGGAAATTGTCAATGGCAACTTCCGCGAAGACTTATTCCACCGCCTGAGCGTCATCATGATTCATGTACCGCCCCTGGCAGAACGTAAAGTTGATATTCCGTTACTGGCCGACAAATTCCTGCACGACATTGGCAACGAGTACGGTGCCCCTCCCAAAGAGCTGACACCCGATGCGATGACATATCTGCAATCGCTCCCCTGGACAGGTAACGTCCGTGAGTTACGCAACGTCATCGAACGGCTCGTCATCATGTGTGGTGACACCATCACACTTGAGGATGTGAAGTTATATGCTTAA
- a CDS encoding sensor histidine kinase, with protein sequence MLKSFDIYSQNNILKIIVALNLLLVGTGSLLYTRRLILKLEDREEQYVQLFVKAMEYLYSSSRADVDNGDITFVTSEILQANKTIPVIYLDHNGQISSKLNIDLPEGFDKLPAAEQQAFLRQRIAEMRKNHKPIPVVMPDGQRGLVYYENSKVLRQINYIPYALIAILTALGVLAYLSFSSSRRAEQNRVWVGLAKETAHQLGTPMSSLMAWVEYMRSDPDQYDASITDEIEKDVQRLETITARFSSIGSIPTLKEENLNEVVKQFTDYLSRRISTKVSMSFASQIPANQQVKINKLLFEWVIENICKNAVDAMKGVGELRLTIIPLPHQEVAIDITDTGKGISKANMQKVFSPGFSTKKRGWGLGLTLAKRIVEEYHNGQLFVKHSEVGKGTTFRIVLNTD encoded by the coding sequence ATGCTGAAGTCATTTGATATTTATAGTCAGAATAATATTCTGAAAATCATAGTAGCGCTCAATCTGCTTCTGGTGGGAACGGGATCGCTACTCTACACACGTCGATTAATTCTGAAGCTTGAAGATCGTGAAGAACAGTATGTCCAGCTTTTCGTGAAAGCGATGGAATATCTGTATAGCTCAAGCAGGGCTGATGTCGATAATGGCGATATCACTTTTGTAACAAGCGAAATATTACAGGCTAACAAGACAATTCCTGTTATTTACCTTGATCACAATGGCCAGATATCCAGCAAGTTAAACATAGATTTGCCGGAAGGGTTTGATAAGCTTCCTGCGGCCGAACAACAAGCCTTTTTACGGCAGCGCATTGCTGAAATGCGTAAAAACCATAAACCGATACCGGTTGTGATGCCAGATGGCCAGCGTGGGCTGGTATATTATGAGAACTCAAAAGTACTGCGCCAAATCAATTATATACCCTATGCGCTGATTGCCATTTTAACGGCGTTAGGGGTGTTGGCGTATCTATCGTTTAGCTCGTCGCGACGGGCGGAGCAGAACCGGGTTTGGGTGGGGCTGGCCAAAGAAACGGCTCACCAGTTGGGGACACCTATGTCGTCGTTGATGGCGTGGGTGGAGTACATGCGATCGGACCCCGATCAGTACGACGCTTCTATAACGGATGAGATCGAAAAAGACGTACAGCGACTGGAAACGATTACAGCCCGTTTCTCGAGTATTGGCTCCATTCCGACCTTGAAAGAAGAAAATCTGAATGAAGTGGTCAAGCAGTTTACCGATTACCTGTCGCGCCGAATCTCAACGAAGGTTAGTATGAGTTTTGCCAGTCAGATTCCGGCTAACCAGCAGGTGAAAATCAATAAGTTATTGTTTGAGTGGGTCATCGAAAATATTTGCAAGAATGCGGTCGATGCTATGAAAGGTGTGGGCGAATTGAGGCTTACTATTATCCCCTTACCTCACCAAGAGGTAGCTATCGATATTACCGACACCGGCAAGGGTATCTCAAAAGCTAATATGCAAAAGGTGTTTTCGCCGGGTTTCAGCACGAAAAAGCGGGGCTGGGGGCTTGGCCTTACCCTCGCCAAACGCATTGTAGAGGAGTACCATAACGGACAATTGTTCGTCAAACACTCAGAAGTAGGGAAAGGAACTACGTTCCGAATCGTGCTGAATACAGATTAG
- a CDS encoding alpha/beta hydrolase: protein MPIRSFILCAVLAFLTLTTLAQSRRRAQLTTAQTTGPVPVLPAPQARLLESMRFNSSLLNQAVKFSIYLPPDYYTSNRRYPVLYLLHGYGDDETGWIQFGEADRIADEGLKAGDYPPMIIVMPNAGATFYVNDYQNKVRYEDMFVQELIPHIDSMFRTRTQQEFRAVAGLSMGGFGALMLAMHHPDLFVACAALSAGVRTDEAFASIPDERYNTVFAPVFSGPVKGEERLTLTWKRNSPITLARSAPEADLNKVRWYIDCGDDDALTIGNAMLHLALLERKIPHEYRARDGAHTWLYWRTGLPDALKFIGESFRR, encoded by the coding sequence ATGCCAATCCGTAGTTTTATACTCTGTGCTGTTCTGGCTTTTTTAACGCTTACAACGCTGGCTCAATCACGTCGACGGGCGCAGTTGACAACCGCACAAACGACCGGGCCCGTCCCTGTTTTACCGGCACCGCAGGCTCGATTGCTGGAAAGTATGCGCTTTAATAGTTCACTATTGAATCAGGCCGTCAAGTTCTCCATTTATCTGCCTCCTGATTATTATACCTCGAACCGACGATATCCGGTTCTGTACCTGTTGCATGGATATGGCGATGATGAAACCGGCTGGATTCAGTTTGGCGAAGCAGATCGAATAGCTGACGAAGGACTTAAGGCCGGTGATTATCCTCCGATGATTATTGTGATGCCGAATGCGGGAGCAACCTTCTATGTGAATGATTACCAGAATAAGGTTCGCTACGAAGATATGTTTGTGCAGGAACTGATTCCCCATATCGACTCGATGTTCCGAACACGTACCCAGCAGGAATTTCGGGCGGTAGCTGGCCTGTCGATGGGAGGCTTTGGGGCATTGATGCTGGCCATGCACCATCCCGATTTATTTGTTGCCTGCGCGGCCCTGAGCGCGGGCGTTCGTACCGACGAAGCTTTTGCCAGTATTCCCGACGAACGGTACAATACTGTTTTTGCCCCCGTGTTTAGTGGACCCGTAAAAGGGGAGGAGCGACTCACACTGACCTGGAAACGAAACAGCCCGATTACGTTGGCGCGTTCGGCCCCTGAAGCTGACCTCAATAAAGTGCGCTGGTATATCGATTGCGGAGATGACGATGCCCTAACCATTGGCAATGCCATGTTGCATCTGGCGTTGCTGGAGCGAAAAATTCCGCACGAATACCGAGCCCGCGATGGAGCGCATACCTGGTTGTACTGGCGAACCGGCCTGCCCGATGCCCTGAAATTTATTGGAGAGAGCTTTCGTCGTTAA
- a CDS encoding DUF2911 domain-containing protein: MKRILIILGIIAAVVLVGLFSLRSWTKSASPEAIAEVNQGGLKIKVDYCQPYKKGRKIFGGLVPYGKVWRTGANEATVIEFDQNVIAAGQPLDKGEYSLWTIPSQDGWIAIFNSETGQWGTNYDQTKDVLRVPIISRKHSPMAEQFYISFSPSANGTDMILAWDQTEAVIPFQKR, translated from the coding sequence ATGAAGCGTATCCTGATTATTCTTGGCATTATTGCCGCCGTTGTTCTGGTGGGCCTTTTTTCGTTACGTAGCTGGACAAAATCGGCTAGTCCTGAAGCGATTGCAGAGGTGAATCAAGGAGGGCTGAAAATCAAGGTGGATTATTGCCAGCCTTATAAAAAAGGGCGTAAAATTTTCGGGGGTCTGGTACCTTATGGAAAAGTATGGCGTACGGGAGCCAATGAAGCAACTGTAATCGAGTTCGATCAGAATGTCATTGCGGCCGGGCAGCCCCTCGATAAAGGTGAATATTCCCTCTGGACAATTCCGTCGCAGGATGGCTGGATTGCCATTTTCAACAGTGAAACCGGTCAGTGGGGTACTAATTATGATCAAACCAAAGACGTTCTACGCGTACCGATCATCTCCCGTAAACATAGCCCAATGGCCGAGCAGTTCTACATTAGTTTCTCCCCATCAGCGAATGGCACCGATATGATTCTGGCCTGGGATCAAACTGAAGCGGTTATACCTTTCCAGAAACGTTAA
- a CDS encoding LuxE/PaaK family acyltransferase: MSFSLTLSAKAAPIRESLRQQILAISSATPNSDAFESLALAVFRYQAAYNPVYRAYLSYLNCQPEQIHNLRQVPFMPIGFFKTQTVLTGLDSTIYTNFDTTLTFASSGTTAGAEQTSRHLVPDSALYQTISTRIFEQLYGPLRDFHILALLPSYLERNNSSLVYMVQQFMAQTGHLQRTGLQAEPNDSGFYLHNHTELTEQLKRLVQHDDGKTILLIGVTFGLLDWAESDSDLTSLGHSPRLIVMETGGMKGRRRELLREEVHEILMEKLGVQTIHSEYGMTELLSQAYSMGNGIFKAGPTLRIVLRDINDPFCLYPDDYPRTGGINVVDLANLDSCSFIETQDLGQYAGVDGAFRVIGRFDNSDVRGCNLMID; the protein is encoded by the coding sequence TTGTCTTTTTCATTAACACTTTCGGCCAAAGCAGCTCCAATTCGAGAGTCGCTTAGGCAGCAGATTCTGGCAATCAGTTCGGCAACTCCGAATTCAGATGCATTCGAGTCGCTGGCATTGGCCGTATTTCGTTACCAGGCTGCTTACAATCCGGTATATCGGGCCTATTTAAGCTATCTCAACTGCCAGCCGGAACAAATCCATAATCTACGTCAGGTGCCGTTTATGCCGATTGGTTTTTTTAAGACCCAAACGGTTTTGACGGGCCTCGATTCAACTATATACACCAACTTCGATACTACGCTCACCTTTGCCAGTAGTGGTACTACGGCCGGAGCGGAGCAAACCAGTCGTCACCTAGTACCCGATTCGGCGCTTTATCAAACCATTAGTACCCGAATTTTCGAGCAGTTATATGGCCCTCTTCGCGACTTTCACATCCTGGCATTACTGCCGTCGTATCTTGAACGAAATAACTCCTCGCTTGTGTATATGGTTCAGCAATTTATGGCCCAAACTGGACACTTGCAACGAACAGGCCTACAAGCCGAGCCGAACGATTCGGGTTTTTATCTACACAACCACACCGAGCTTACCGAGCAACTGAAACGGCTTGTACAGCATGACGACGGAAAGACGATTTTATTGATCGGTGTAACATTCGGTCTGCTGGATTGGGCTGAGTCGGATTCTGACTTAACATCTTTAGGGCATTCGCCCAGGTTGATTGTGATGGAAACGGGCGGTATGAAAGGCCGTCGACGGGAGTTGCTTCGGGAAGAAGTGCATGAAATTTTAATGGAGAAGTTGGGTGTACAAACGATTCATTCGGAGTACGGCATGACCGAATTACTTTCGCAGGCGTATTCGATGGGGAATGGTATTTTTAAGGCTGGCCCGACCCTGCGAATAGTATTGAGAGACATCAACGATCCCTTTTGCCTATATCCTGACGATTATCCACGAACAGGCGGCATCAATGTGGTCGATCTGGCTAATCTGGACTCATGCTCGTTTATTGAAACCCAGGATTTGGGGCAATATGCAGGCGTAGACGGGGCCTTTCGGGTAATCGGTCGTTTCGATAATTCCGACGTGCGGGGGTGTAATTTAATGATTGACTGA
- a CDS encoding glycoside hydrolase family 2 TIM barrel-domain containing protein produces MSKRLISFLFLTTLLVYTAQSQTLPDWEDPQVFSQQTEKPHATLIPFASEQQVLNATNWRSSPNITLLNGTWKFRWVKHPNLIPANFYSPTTSDQAWDNLPVPSNWQVVGAREGRAYDRPIFTNIKHPFPPNPPHITADTNAVGLYRLRFTAPANFQDRAIFLHFAGVQSTCRVYLNGQPVGYHEDGMTPAEFLISDKLKAGENLLAVEVINWSDGSYLEDQDFWRLSGIFRDVFLVSTPKTYLRDLAVVTDLDDQYRDAVLKINASVRNLSGLAAQAPYRLRVTLYDPKKAPVFTETINSENATDTGQERLFRLAKSIKAPALWNAESPSLYTLTIQLIGTDGQPTEVVSQRVGFREMTLTDGQLLLNGKPVTYKGVNRHEFDPNTGRVISRESMIRDITLMKQLNINAVRTSHYPNVTDWYDLCDEYGLYVIDEANIESHDLWGKGQTPAAKPEWRDAFVARGRAMVERDKNHPCIVIWSLGNETGMGQNFKDMADIMKLVDPTRPIHYEGRQPYTNTSLTSFDIISTMYPSVDDMVKLMEKDPSRPVIVCEYAHAMGNSVGNLKDYWAAIDKYPRLQGAFIWDWVDQGLRIKNKAGKEFTDHINYIDGANACDGLVNPDRIPQPETNEVKLVYQYVKLATPTPLAAGQPVKINVRNTYGFQSLEPFRLEWELLRNGDVVQRGAETNLVAKPGQTQVLTLPVRLNALTDSRMIDGNARPSASAMAEQAAQAGEYFLNVSIRQKQATSWSPANHEVASGQFPIKMESPTVPVIGMNRIPAVKLAQTPTIATVRGKDFAIVFDKTTGALQQWFYKGKNLLDKGLKPSFWRVPTDNDEGGGSQSFAARWRKAGLDTAQFRPVDFKVETRPQLVRINCTNEWKGQGGSITQQTEYIVYGTGDVQVTTTYTPSGSLPPLARVGLQFQLPATFNTLSWYGRGPFESYADRKDAAKVGHYTSKVADQFFPYTMAQENGNKTDVRWAQLTNDLNQSLLIISDPTPNSFLTVNVRDYTDDALLKAKQPDAQEVERGNVTVVNVDMTQMGLGGDDSWSPRLHPEYQLPATKPYTYSFRMRPIDLRTNIAEAVHLALPR; encoded by the coding sequence ATGTCCAAACGCTTAATCTCTTTCCTCTTTTTAACAACTTTATTAGTATATACGGCCCAGTCTCAAACTCTCCCCGACTGGGAAGACCCACAAGTGTTCAGCCAGCAAACCGAGAAACCTCACGCAACGTTGATCCCATTTGCTTCCGAACAGCAGGTACTTAACGCAACCAACTGGCGAAGCTCTCCAAATATTACGCTGCTGAACGGAACCTGGAAATTTCGATGGGTGAAACATCCCAACCTGATACCTGCTAATTTCTATTCACCTACTACCAGCGATCAAGCCTGGGATAATCTGCCTGTCCCGTCAAACTGGCAGGTTGTTGGCGCACGCGAAGGACGTGCTTACGACCGACCTATCTTCACCAATATCAAACACCCCTTTCCGCCCAATCCTCCGCACATCACAGCCGATACAAACGCTGTTGGGCTATATCGACTCCGGTTCACGGCTCCAGCCAATTTTCAGGACCGAGCTATATTTCTGCATTTCGCGGGGGTACAGTCGACCTGTCGGGTGTATCTGAATGGGCAGCCCGTGGGCTATCACGAAGATGGTATGACACCAGCCGAGTTTCTGATTTCTGATAAACTAAAAGCCGGCGAAAACCTGCTGGCCGTTGAAGTTATTAACTGGTCGGATGGAAGCTACCTGGAAGATCAGGATTTCTGGCGGCTTTCTGGAATTTTCCGGGATGTATTCCTGGTATCAACCCCCAAAACCTACCTTCGTGATCTAGCTGTGGTGACCGATCTGGATGATCAGTATCGTGACGCCGTACTTAAAATTAACGCGTCGGTTCGGAATTTATCGGGTTTAGCTGCGCAAGCGCCTTACCGTTTGCGAGTTACTCTGTACGATCCAAAAAAAGCACCCGTTTTCACCGAAACGATCAACTCCGAAAACGCAACCGATACCGGGCAGGAACGGCTTTTCCGCTTGGCAAAGTCGATCAAAGCTCCGGCTTTGTGGAACGCCGAATCGCCCTCATTGTATACTCTTACCATACAGCTTATCGGGACAGACGGTCAACCTACAGAGGTGGTTAGCCAGCGAGTTGGATTTCGGGAAATGACCTTAACCGACGGGCAGTTGCTGCTCAATGGTAAGCCTGTAACCTACAAAGGTGTGAACCGACACGAATTTGATCCCAATACGGGGCGGGTAATCAGCCGGGAATCCATGATCCGGGACATCACACTAATGAAGCAACTGAATATCAACGCTGTACGAACGTCTCATTACCCCAACGTTACCGACTGGTACGACCTTTGCGACGAATATGGCTTGTATGTGATTGACGAAGCGAATATTGAAAGCCATGATTTATGGGGCAAAGGGCAAACGCCAGCCGCAAAACCCGAATGGCGGGATGCTTTCGTAGCCAGAGGACGGGCTATGGTCGAACGCGACAAAAACCATCCCTGCATTGTGATCTGGTCATTGGGCAACGAAACAGGTATGGGACAAAACTTCAAGGACATGGCTGATATCATGAAACTGGTCGACCCCACACGCCCTATCCACTATGAAGGTCGTCAGCCCTATACCAATACCTCACTCACCAGCTTCGACATCATTTCGACGATGTACCCTTCCGTCGACGACATGGTAAAACTAATGGAAAAAGACCCGTCTCGTCCCGTCATCGTTTGCGAATATGCTCATGCTATGGGCAACAGCGTTGGTAATTTGAAAGACTATTGGGCAGCCATCGACAAATACCCACGTCTGCAAGGTGCTTTTATCTGGGACTGGGTGGATCAGGGGCTTCGGATTAAAAATAAGGCGGGTAAAGAATTCACCGATCATATCAACTACATCGACGGAGCAAACGCCTGCGACGGCCTGGTGAATCCCGACCGTATACCACAACCCGAAACCAATGAAGTAAAGTTAGTTTACCAATACGTTAAGCTTGCAACCCCAACGCCACTGGCGGCTGGTCAGCCCGTTAAAATCAACGTTCGGAATACCTACGGCTTTCAGTCACTCGAACCGTTTCGACTAGAGTGGGAACTTCTTCGAAATGGCGATGTCGTACAACGCGGAGCTGAAACAAATCTGGTCGCAAAACCTGGGCAAACACAGGTTTTAACTTTACCTGTCCGGCTGAATGCGCTTACCGATTCGCGCATGATCGACGGAAACGCCCGGCCGTCGGCATCTGCCATGGCCGAACAGGCTGCCCAGGCTGGTGAGTACTTCCTGAATGTGAGTATCCGACAGAAACAGGCCACCAGTTGGTCGCCAGCCAACCACGAGGTTGCATCGGGTCAGTTTCCTATTAAAATGGAGTCGCCTACGGTTCCTGTGATCGGCATGAATCGTATTCCAGCCGTAAAACTGGCCCAAACTCCTACTATAGCCACTGTTCGGGGTAAAGATTTTGCTATCGTATTCGATAAAACGACAGGGGCCCTTCAGCAATGGTTTTACAAAGGCAAGAATCTACTCGATAAAGGCCTTAAACCGAGTTTTTGGCGTGTACCGACCGATAATGATGAAGGCGGAGGCAGTCAGTCATTTGCAGCTCGGTGGCGCAAAGCCGGTCTGGATACTGCCCAATTTCGTCCAGTCGATTTCAAGGTTGAAACCCGACCACAGCTGGTTCGGATTAACTGCACCAACGAATGGAAAGGCCAGGGAGGTAGCATTACCCAACAAACCGAGTATATCGTTTATGGTACCGGTGATGTGCAGGTTACCACCACCTATACCCCTTCTGGCTCATTGCCTCCGCTCGCGCGCGTGGGCCTGCAATTTCAATTGCCCGCTACGTTCAATACGCTGAGTTGGTATGGCCGTGGGCCATTCGAAAGTTATGCCGACCGAAAAGATGCTGCCAAAGTAGGTCATTACACCAGCAAAGTGGCCGATCAGTTTTTTCCCTACACGATGGCGCAGGAAAATGGTAACAAAACGGATGTTCGCTGGGCACAGCTCACCAACGACCTGAATCAGAGCTTGCTTATCATAAGTGACCCAACACCCAACTCATTTCTGACTGTCAATGTGCGCGACTACACCGACGATGCGCTTCTGAAAGCCAAGCAACCCGACGCCCAGGAGGTGGAACGCGGCAACGTGACAGTCGTTAATGTCGACATGACCCAAATGGGTCTGGGTGGCGACGATAGCTGGTCTCCCCGCCTGCATCCAGAGTATCAGCTTCCGGCAACAAAGCCCTATACCTACTCCTTTCGGATGCGCCCAATCGATTTACGAACCAATATAGCCGAGGCCGTTCATTTAGCCCTTCCCCGTTAA
- the hemA gene encoding glutamyl-tRNA reductase: MLDTFKAISLSYKMAPLRVRELIALNEDEAKRLMLRLRDFFGLSDLLVISTCNRTEVYYAFEQDLNTEIARLLLIEKGLTDTDNYLPYFQFFDANDQAVQHLFEVCVGLHSQVVGDMQIPNQVKQSYQWSADLEMAGPFLHRLMHTIFFTNKRVAQETPFRDGAASSSYAAVELIDELVGEHSQPNILVIGLGEIGTDVCKNLEARGGNTNITLCNRTKAKAEALAGQCGFRVADFENLTDEIRRADVIISSVMRDEPLITPELLKHVEVLTFKYFIDLSVPRSVDATVEQIPGVLVYNIDHIRNRADEALQQRLAAIPQVEAIIAQAVAEFGDWSKEMVVSPTINKLKNALEQIRRDEIARHLKHLTPDESEKVDKITKGIMQKIIKLPVLQLKAACKRGEAETLIDVLNDLFDLEKQPVADEKHSY, encoded by the coding sequence ATGTTAGATACCTTCAAAGCAATTAGTTTGTCTTACAAAATGGCTCCATTGCGGGTCCGTGAACTAATTGCACTAAACGAAGACGAAGCGAAGCGGCTCATGCTTCGGTTACGAGACTTTTTCGGGCTGAGCGATTTGCTCGTTATTTCAACCTGTAATCGTACTGAAGTGTATTATGCCTTTGAGCAGGATCTTAATACCGAAATTGCCCGTCTGCTACTGATTGAAAAAGGGCTGACCGACACCGATAACTATTTGCCTTATTTTCAGTTTTTCGACGCAAACGATCAGGCTGTTCAGCACCTGTTTGAAGTTTGTGTGGGCTTACATTCGCAGGTTGTAGGTGATATGCAGATCCCCAATCAGGTGAAGCAGTCGTATCAGTGGTCGGCCGATCTGGAAATGGCCGGGCCATTCCTGCACCGGCTCATGCACACGATCTTCTTCACGAATAAGCGAGTAGCTCAGGAAACGCCTTTCCGTGATGGAGCGGCTTCATCGTCTTATGCTGCTGTTGAACTGATCGACGAGTTGGTTGGCGAACATAGCCAACCAAACATTCTGGTAATTGGGCTCGGTGAAATTGGAACCGACGTTTGTAAAAACCTTGAAGCTCGTGGAGGTAACACCAATATTACCCTCTGCAACCGTACCAAAGCCAAAGCCGAAGCACTGGCCGGACAATGTGGTTTCCGCGTTGCCGACTTTGAGAATCTGACCGATGAAATTCGCCGGGCCGATGTGATCATTTCCTCCGTCATGCGTGATGAACCACTGATTACCCCAGAATTGCTGAAGCACGTTGAGGTGTTGACCTTCAAATATTTCATCGATTTGTCAGTACCTCGCAGTGTCGATGCTACGGTTGAGCAGATTCCTGGCGTACTGGTCTATAACATCGACCACATCCGTAATCGGGCCGACGAAGCCCTGCAACAGCGTCTGGCGGCTATTCCTCAGGTAGAAGCAATTATTGCCCAGGCCGTTGCCGAATTTGGCGACTGGTCGAAAGAAATGGTTGTTTCGCCAACCATCAACAAGCTTAAAAATGCACTGGAGCAAATTCGTCGCGACGAGATTGCCCGGCATCTGAAACACCTGACCCCCGACGAGTCGGAGAAAGTAGATAAGATTACGAAGGGGATTATGCAGAAAATCATCAAGCTGCCAGTCCTGCAACTGAAAGCCGCCTGCAAACGAGGTGAAGCCGAAACCCTA